In Vigna unguiculata cultivar IT97K-499-35 chromosome 3, ASM411807v1, whole genome shotgun sequence, a single genomic region encodes these proteins:
- the LOC114175517 gene encoding lysine histidine transporter 1-like, which yields MEVEGNESGRTARMAKEVERKNINDWLPITKSRNAKWWYSAFHNVTAVVGAGVLGFPYAMSELGWGPGVTLLILSWICTLYTAWQMIEMHEPEPGKRLDRYHELGQYAFGEKLGLWIVVPQQLMVQIGVNVVYMITGGNSLMKIHDIVCDGCTPIRRTYFIMIFAAVQFVLSHFPSFNSVSVVSFAAAVMSLSYSTIAWATSLHRGVQPGVQYGSRFSTDAGTIFGIFGALGTIAFGYAGHNVVLEIQATIPSTPEKPSKKAMWKGMIVAYVVVALCYFPVATLGYWAFGNAVDDNILLSLEKPRWLIVAANLFVFVHVTGSYQVFGVPVFDTLESFLVKQMKFQPTWYLRFITRNCYVLLTFFLGVTFPFFGGLLGFFGGFVFAPTTYFLPCVMWLVIYKPKRFSLSWWANWFCIVFGLLLMVLAPIGALRQIILEAKDYKFYS from the exons atggAAGTAGAAGGTAACGAAAGTGGAAGAACAGCAAGAATGGCAAAAGAAGTTGAGAGAAAAAACATCAATGACTGGCTTCCCATCACAAAATCCAGAAACGCAAAGTGGTGGTATTCTGCTTTTCACAATGTCACTGCTGTTGTTGGAGCAGGAGTGCTGGGTTTTCCCTACGCCATGTCAGAGCTAGGATG GGGTCCAGGTGTTACACTGTTGATACTTTCATGGATCTGCACTCTCTACACGGCATGGCAAATGATTGAAATGCATGAACCCGAACCAGGGAAAAGGCTCGACAGGTATCACGAGTTGGGGCAGTATGCGTTTGGAGAGAAGCTAGGGCTGTGGATTGTGGTGCCCCAGCAACTAATGGTTCAGATCGGTGTTAATGTAGTATACATGATAACGGGTGGGAATTCTCTGATGAAGATACACGATATTGTTTGTGATGGATGCACTCCCATCAGAAGAACCTACTTCATCATGATCTTTGCTGCAGTTCAGTTCGTTCTCTCCCACTTCCCCAGTTTCAACTCCGTCAGTGTTGTTTCTTTTGCTGCCGCAGTCATGTCCCTCAGCTACTCCACTATTGCGTGGGCAACGTCGCTCCACAGGGGCGTTCAACCAGGAGTGCAATATGGTAGCAGATTTTCAACCGATGCAGGGACTATATTTGGGATTTTTGGTGCCTTGGGAACCATAGCTTTTGGGTATGCTGGGCACAACGTAGTTTTGGAGATCCAAGCAACAATCCCTTCCACACCAGAAAAGCCCTCAAAAAAAGCCATGTGGAAGGGCATGATTGTTGCTTATGTTGTGGTCGCTCTTTGTTATTTTCCTGTTGCTACTTTGGGTTACTGGGCTTTTGGAAACGCTGTTGACGACAACATTCTTCTCTCCCTCGAGAAACCTCGCTGGCTCATTGTAGCTGCTAATCTCTTTGTTTTTGTCCATGTAACTGGCAGCTATCAG GTTTTTGGCGTTCCCGTGTTTGATACATTGGAATCATTCCTGGTGAAACAGATGAAGTTCCAACCAACTTGGTATCTTCGATTCATAACTCGCAATTGCTACGTTT TACTTACATTTTTCCTTGGAGTTACATTCCCTTTCTTTGGTGGACTTCTAGGATTCTTTGGGGGTTTTGTGTTTGCTCCAACCACATACTTT CTCCCCTGCGTAATGTGGCTTGTCATCTACAAACCGAAAAGATTTAGCTTGTCGTGGTGGGCAAATTGG TTCTGCATCGTATTTGGATTGTTATTGATGGTGTTAGCCCCAATTGGCGCATTGAGACAGATCATACTGGAAGCTAAGGACTACAAATTCTACTCTTGA